A section of the Alkalihalobacillus sp. LMS39 genome encodes:
- the nadE gene encoding ammonia-dependent NAD(+) synthetase, whose product MQEEKRGFILELQEKIIDALKVEAIIQPAEEIRRRIDFIKAYLLHSKQSGLVLGISGGQDSTLTGKLCQMAITELNRENHGKSFTFFAVRLPYGIQQDEQDAQDSLDFIQPDKRVTINIKPAVDAAVQSFYEATGMPLSNFNKGNTKARERMKAQYDIGAHFQCLVVGTDHAAEAVTGFYTKHGDGACDLAPIFGLTKSQGKQLLQELGCPKHLYEKAPTADLEDDKPGLPDEEALGMTYEQLDAFLQGNPLSSDAMEKIVQRYIQTEHKRQLPVTVYDTWWKQ is encoded by the coding sequence ATGCAGGAAGAAAAGAGGGGATTTATATTGGAATTACAAGAAAAAATCATTGATGCATTAAAGGTAGAGGCCATCATTCAACCAGCTGAAGAAATTCGTCGGAGAATCGACTTTATTAAAGCCTATCTATTACATTCAAAACAAAGTGGTTTAGTGCTTGGCATTTCTGGTGGGCAAGATTCTACGTTAACAGGGAAGTTATGTCAGATGGCGATTACAGAATTAAATAGAGAAAATCATGGGAAATCTTTCACGTTTTTTGCTGTTCGACTCCCGTACGGTATCCAGCAAGATGAGCAAGATGCTCAAGATTCATTAGATTTTATCCAACCGGACAAGCGGGTGACCATTAATATTAAACCAGCGGTAGATGCAGCAGTTCAGTCGTTTTATGAAGCAACAGGTATGCCTTTATCAAATTTTAATAAAGGGAACACTAAAGCACGAGAGCGCATGAAAGCACAATATGATATTGGAGCTCATTTTCAATGTTTAGTAGTTGGCACTGATCATGCTGCTGAAGCAGTGACAGGTTTTTACACAAAGCATGGTGATGGAGCATGTGATCTTGCCCCGATTTTTGGATTGACGAAATCACAAGGAAAACAATTATTACAAGAGTTAGGCTGCCCCAAGCATTTATATGAAAAAGCACCAACTGCTGATTTAGAAGATGATAAACCTGGACTACCTGATGAAGAAGCTCTTGGAATGACGTATGAACAATTAGATGCTTTTCTTCAAGGTAACCCATTATCTAGTGACGCAATGGAAAAGATTGTACAACGCTATATTCAAACGGAACATAAACGACAATTACCTGTAACAGTGTATGATACATGGTGGAAACAATAA
- a CDS encoding thioesterase family protein — protein MKISRIPVEVRYAETDQMGVVHHSSYVVWCELGRTALIRELGFSYAQMEKDGVLAPVLNIDLHYKQTTTYGETVAVHTWIEAYDGLRVTYGYDIVNEKGETCVSGTSTHVCVKKETFRPISIRKHLPQWHEVYEREKKKM, from the coding sequence TTGAAGATATCTCGTATTCCAGTTGAAGTTAGATACGCAGAAACGGACCAAATGGGTGTTGTTCATCATAGTAGTTATGTTGTGTGGTGTGAACTTGGACGAACGGCTTTAATTCGGGAGCTTGGCTTTAGTTACGCGCAAATGGAAAAGGATGGGGTATTAGCTCCTGTCCTAAACATTGATTTACACTATAAACAAACAACAACCTATGGAGAAACGGTAGCTGTTCATACATGGATTGAAGCATATGATGGATTGAGAGTGACATATGGATATGATATTGTAAACGAAAAAGGAGAAACTTGTGTGTCAGGAACAAGTACGCATGTCTGTGTCAAAAAAGAAACATTTCGACCAATATCTATTCGTAAGCATTTACCACAGTGGCATGAAGTGTATGAACGTGAAAAAAAGAAAATGTAA
- a CDS encoding AAA family ATPase produces MLRQTDEWTAIKTKVEKWKERPDDFTSEAEALQMLRSLERSEEEEVRKIYDDIYSLLAYSRFKRVSYEDEMVTTWLSQVHEENSRLFQWVQLQMFIEKVKAPFLPKVFPQIRETDHGSAKKKLAEDYVAIAEHFFSVYPAVESALQKAIDLAMKTEDEQEEKLRKWLQVLESIEAEMHHVTKATKAYQQSVTGIYYSATQLNEVRTMIQRVEQLNQEWEQLLFERKKDHSSALSELQQLIGLDEVKQKVKALYRYLQYQHIRKERGFHLQDDISLNMVITGNPGTGKTILARTLAKIYHELGVLEKEEVIEVNRSQLVGGFVGQTEENTMNFIQKALGGVLFIDEAYSLKRDQSSGNDYGQTAIDTLVAAMTNKEYAGKFAVILAGYPEEMRHFLFSNPGLRSRFPEHNHIHLRDYTKEELLNIAEQIALENDFFFSEKAKVELTRRIENEQIDETFGNARTVKNIVMDAIFQKGAQTNLQQQLDYEDIAVLTEEAVQSQKHGNKEEQSPLEELQQLIGLDNVKKEVKQLTSFVRVQRIREQKGLPTVPIGLHSVFTGNPGTGKTTVARLFATALNEIGLLKRGHVIVCGRSDLVAGYIGQTAIKTKQKIREALGGVLFIDEAYSLASGGPKDFGREAIDTLVEEMTKYNENLVVILAGYPDEMAHLLQQNPGLQSRFKKHIHFPDYSPNEISEISLQYAKKYGYDINESLRNQINDKLKELSLDGNGRFAVDIVDRAIQRHANRMIEEGQQWETDALTTLKEADFIDVFNI; encoded by the coding sequence ATGTTAAGACAAACGGATGAATGGACAGCGATAAAAACAAAAGTAGAGAAATGGAAAGAAAGGCCTGACGATTTTACTTCAGAAGCCGAAGCTTTACAGATGTTACGTTCATTAGAACGGAGCGAGGAAGAAGAGGTTAGAAAGATTTATGATGACATCTATTCATTGCTAGCCTACTCTCGATTTAAAAGAGTAAGTTATGAAGATGAAATGGTGACAACTTGGCTTAGTCAAGTTCATGAGGAAAATTCGCGATTATTTCAATGGGTTCAGCTTCAGATGTTCATTGAAAAGGTGAAAGCCCCGTTTTTACCAAAGGTATTTCCACAAATTAGAGAAACGGATCATGGAAGTGCAAAGAAAAAGCTAGCCGAAGATTATGTTGCAATAGCTGAACATTTCTTTTCTGTTTATCCGGCAGTTGAATCGGCCCTACAAAAGGCAATTGATTTAGCTATGAAGACTGAAGATGAGCAAGAAGAGAAGTTACGAAAATGGCTACAAGTACTAGAAAGTATAGAAGCGGAAATGCATCATGTTACGAAAGCAACAAAAGCGTATCAGCAATCTGTGACAGGTATTTACTATTCAGCCACTCAGTTAAACGAAGTGAGAACAATGATTCAACGAGTAGAACAATTAAATCAGGAGTGGGAACAACTTTTATTCGAACGGAAAAAGGACCACTCTTCCGCTCTTTCTGAGTTGCAGCAATTAATCGGTCTTGATGAAGTAAAGCAAAAAGTAAAAGCGCTATATCGTTATTTGCAATATCAACATATTCGTAAAGAGCGAGGATTCCATTTGCAAGATGACATTAGTTTAAATATGGTAATAACGGGAAATCCAGGTACAGGTAAAACGATTTTAGCAAGAACGCTAGCTAAAATTTATCATGAGCTTGGTGTCCTAGAAAAAGAAGAAGTCATTGAAGTAAATCGTTCTCAATTAGTTGGTGGCTTTGTCGGTCAAACAGAAGAAAATACGATGAATTTTATTCAAAAGGCATTAGGTGGAGTGTTGTTTATTGACGAAGCTTATAGCTTAAAACGAGACCAGTCGTCTGGGAATGATTATGGACAAACCGCTATTGATACATTAGTCGCCGCCATGACAAATAAAGAGTACGCTGGAAAGTTTGCCGTTATTTTAGCAGGGTATCCAGAAGAAATGAGACATTTTTTGTTTTCTAATCCAGGATTACGAAGTCGCTTTCCAGAACATAATCATATTCATTTACGCGATTATACGAAAGAAGAGCTCCTCAACATCGCAGAACAAATCGCATTAGAAAATGATTTCTTTTTTTCAGAGAAGGCAAAGGTAGAGTTAACAAGACGAATTGAAAACGAACAAATCGATGAAACATTTGGAAATGCGAGAACGGTTAAAAATATTGTCATGGATGCTATCTTTCAAAAAGGAGCACAAACAAATCTCCAACAACAATTGGATTATGAAGATATTGCCGTACTTACAGAGGAAGCAGTACAATCGCAAAAACATGGAAATAAAGAAGAACAATCACCTTTAGAAGAGCTGCAACAATTAATCGGATTAGACAATGTAAAAAAAGAAGTAAAACAGTTAACTTCATTTGTTCGAGTGCAACGAATCCGAGAGCAAAAGGGACTCCCAACTGTTCCGATCGGCTTACATTCTGTTTTTACCGGAAATCCAGGAACCGGAAAAACAACCGTAGCTCGATTGTTTGCGACAGCTTTAAATGAAATTGGTCTCCTAAAGCGCGGACATGTCATCGTTTGTGGACGCTCTGATTTAGTTGCTGGGTATATTGGACAAACAGCGATAAAAACAAAGCAAAAAATCAGAGAAGCGTTAGGTGGGGTTTTATTTATTGATGAGGCATATTCGTTAGCTTCAGGTGGTCCAAAAGATTTTGGTCGTGAAGCCATTGATACGCTTGTGGAGGAAATGACAAAATATAATGAAAATCTAGTTGTCATTTTAGCCGGTTATCCAGATGAAATGGCCCATTTATTACAACAAAACCCTGGGCTTCAATCTCGCTTTAAAAAACATATTCACTTTCCGGATTATTCACCTAATGAGATAAGCGAAATTAGTTTACAGTATGCCAAAAAGTATGGATATGATATCAATGAATCACTTCGTAACCAAATTAATGATAAATTAAAAGAGCTTTCTTTAGACGGGAATGGTAGGTTTGCCGTAGATATCGTTGACAGAGCGATCCAGCGTCATGCCAATCGAATGATAGAAGAAGGACAACAATGGGAGACAGATGCGTTAACAACATTAAAGGAAGCTGACTTTATTGATGTATTCAATATTTAG
- a CDS encoding DMT family transporter yields the protein MERKKLWVIYLMLALATSTWGSAFIAGKIAVESFEPTTVAFLRFFGAMILLFPIMWVTEKHRPTPTKKDWVRFALLGLTGIAIYNICFFLASKHAPVIKSSLFIAANPVLIVVLSGLFLKEKLTKRHLIGMAIALCGAAIIISEGHVVNMLRLGFEPIDFVLLGAVISWALYSVLGKVVLQKFSSVVSTTYAVAFGTLFLFPFALAETSWTDVVQATPQTWISIAHMSVFVTVVSFIMYYQGIKIVGAAKASIFINFMPVSAVIMATVFLGESFMLVHAIGAVFVLTGVYIGTTVAKKQKNKRDVEQSGDKNVKTNG from the coding sequence ATGGAGCGAAAAAAACTTTGGGTTATCTATCTCATGCTGGCATTAGCGACAAGCACATGGGGAAGTGCATTTATCGCCGGAAAAATTGCGGTTGAAAGCTTTGAGCCAACGACGGTTGCTTTTTTGAGGTTTTTTGGAGCAATGATTTTGTTATTTCCGATTATGTGGGTAACAGAAAAGCATCGTCCCACTCCAACAAAAAAAGATTGGGTCCGTTTTGCCCTCCTCGGATTAACAGGCATTGCGATTTATAATATTTGCTTTTTTCTTGCCAGCAAGCATGCTCCCGTCATAAAAAGCTCATTGTTTATTGCCGCAAATCCCGTATTAATTGTAGTATTGTCAGGACTGTTCTTGAAGGAAAAATTAACAAAACGACATCTTATTGGGATGGCTATCGCATTATGTGGTGCGGCCATCATCATATCCGAAGGGCATGTCGTCAATATGCTTCGACTAGGCTTTGAGCCAATTGATTTTGTTTTACTTGGTGCTGTTATTAGTTGGGCATTATATAGCGTACTTGGAAAAGTTGTGTTACAAAAATTTAGTTCGGTTGTTTCAACCACCTATGCGGTCGCATTCGGGACGCTTTTCTTATTTCCATTTGCGCTCGCTGAAACAAGCTGGACCGATGTTGTTCAAGCAACACCACAAACATGGATATCCATTGCTCATATGAGTGTATTTGTAACAGTTGTTAGCTTTATTATGTATTATCAAGGAATTAAAATTGTGGGGGCGGCTAAAGCATCGATTTTTATTAATTTTATGCCTGTGTCTGCTGTTATCATGGCGACTGTTTTTTTAGGTGAATCTTTTATGCTCGTCCATGCGATAGGGGCAGTTTTCGTTTTAACTGGAGTGTATATAGGAACAACGGTGGCAAAAAAACAAAAAAACAAACGTGATGTAGAACAAAGTGGTGATAAAAATGTTAAGACAAACGGATGA